The segment TTCGCGGCGCCGAAGCCGCGGCTTGCCGGAACGGTCCGCAACGGGTCCCGGAATGAAACCGGGCGCTGCCGCCGCATCAGATATTTTTTCAGCCGGTCCAACATGATCGTCTCGTTTCCCTCCGCCGCAGAATATACCATCATTTCCGGCGGGGTGCAAATCGGTTCACTTTTTCCCGCCGGGAAAAAGCCGCCGGAACTCATAGCGCAGTTTCCCCGCAATCCGCCGGGACAGCGGAATCCGCCAGTTGCCGAGCGAAGCGCGGTACGCCTGCCGCACGGCTTCCCTCTCCGGCTCCGGCTCTTCCGGAATGCCGACCGGGCGCTCCCACAACCTGAACTCCTCTCCGACTCCGGCCGCGCAATGGCGGCCGCTGCCGTCGCCGCCGATGTTGCGGATCAGCGGCCGCCCGCTCTGCAGCATATATTTTCCGGCCAGAAAAACCGAAGCCTGCCAGCGGATCGCCCAGGAATCCAGTTTTCCGGCCGCCTGGTCGGCCAGCATCCGGCAGAACGGGAATGCGCCGTCAAGATCGAACAACCGGGTCTCCCCCCGCCGCTTCAGCTCCGTGAGCAGCGCCGCGGCATCGGGGTTGAAAAGCCGCCAGCCGCGTTCCCAGGTCGCCCACCCCCAGCAATCCGCGCCGCGCCGCAGGAAACACTCCGGGGTGCCGGGCGGCAGCGGAGCCGTGTAGCCGTGAATTTCGGCGATCCGGCCGTCATGTGCAAAACGGTTCAATGCCTCGTTCATAAACGATAGAAAATACGGAGAGCTCTCCATATCGTCCTCCAGCACGATGACCCGGCCGAAGCGGGCGGTCATCTCATCGACGCCGGCGACAACCGACGCCGCCAGCCCGCGGTTCCGTTCCGCCGCATGAAGCTCGACCGAAGCGAACCCTTCGGCCCGCGCCGCAATTTCACGCACTTCGTCGGTCAGCGGCTTCTCCGCCTCCGAACGCGGGCCGTCGCAGAAAATATGCAGCGCGCTCTCCCCCGCACCGACGTTCCGGCGCAGAAATTCGAGCGTCCGGCGCGTGTGCTCCGGCCTGCGGTAAACAAAAAGAGCGATCGGGGCAGCTCTCATCCTCTCCTTCCTTCATCCGTTGATCGCGGCAGAACCGGCAGCAGCGAACGCAGAAAAAGCCGGACGCCGGCCCGCCCCTTCCGAAAAAACAGCGGAAAGACCAGATAGGTGAAAAAATTGGTCACAACGGCGGCCGCCGCCACGCCGGGCAAACCCCACCACAGAATCATCAGATAATCCAGGAGCACGCTTGTACAGCAGCCGCAGATACCCACCACCATCGAAATCTTCTGCATCCCCTCCGCCAGATACCACTTCCCGTAGACCAGCCCCGGATATACCAGAAGAATCTTGAACAGGAGAAAAACGAACAGCCATGCCGCCTCCCGGTACGCCGCTCCGTACAACTGCACGATCAGGAAATATCCGGCAACGGCGGCCGGCGGCAGGATGGCCAGCGCGCAGTAGAACATGAAACGCATAAGCTGCTCCGTACGCCGGTAATAGCGCAGAAGCGACGTCGAACGCGTCCCGACCAGGGACGGAAAAAACGAATCCGAGACCACCAGAGGAACCAGAAAGAGCACCTCGACCAGCCGGACCGCCACCGCATACTGCCCGTTAGCCGCATCTCCGAGCATCCAGGTGACGATCACCTGATCGAAGCGGAGATAGAACATGGCGGCGGCTCCGGCCAGAAGCAGCGGCAGCGACTCCCTCAGCAGAAAAGCCGCTTCCGCCCGGTCGAAGCGCCAGAGCCGGAAACACCCGCCGGTCTTCCGGTAAAACAGGGCGTAGCCGAACGCCGAAAGCGCCATGTACCCCGATTCCACAGCGGCGAAACACCAGAGCGGCGCCCCCTGCCATGCAAACCAGAGCCGAAATCCCGATGAGACCGCCAGGGCGGCGATCTGGGACATCGCGCTGTATTTGCCGAGAACGCGGGCCTGAAAGCTGAAATCGAAAATCTGAAACACCTGAAATCCGTAACCTGCCAGAATCACCGCCATCAGCCCCCGGTCGGAATCCGACATCGGCGACACGAGCAGGACGATGCCGACGACGAACGCCATCACCGCGAATCCGGCCGCCTTCAGCCCCAATGCGCTGCCGAGAATCGAGTTCGCCTTTCCGGGCCTCCGGACCAGTTCGCGCACGACGACCGGGTCCATGCCGAGGGTCGCCAGCACCGAGAAAAGCGCGACGAAGCTGACCGCATAATTCAGGAGTCCATACCGGGCCGGCCCGAGCTGCCGGGCGACATAGATTCCGACCAGAAAGCCGAAGACGAGACGGCACCCCTTTTCCGCCAGCATCCAGAGCGTATTCGCCCCGTAGCGGCGGATTCCCCGGTGTCCGGCAATACGGTGAAATTGTTGTCGGAGTTCTTCCAGCATGTTCCGAATTCCATATTATTCAGAGAAAGTCCGGCCTTAACATATCCCCCCGGAAACGGAGTTTCAAGAAAACCTCCGCCGAAATTCAGCCGGTTGCTTGCTTTCAAACGAAATGATAGTATAATATAACCGGGTTCAGGTCAAAATCATCAACCGGGCAATCACCCGATATCAAACGGAATATGAAACGCACTTCTCCGGAGACGCCGGTCCTTTTCACGGTATTCAACCGCCCCGCCTGTACGCGGCGTGTTTTCGAAGCCATCCGGAGAGCCGCCCCCCGCCGTCTTTTCATCGCCTGCGACGGTCCCCGTCCGGAACGGCCGGAAGAGGCCCCCCTGGTTTCGCAGGTCCGCGGAATCGTTGCGGAGGTCGATTGGGAATGCGAAGTCGCAACCCTCTTCCGGGAAGAGAATCTCGGCTGCCGCAACGCCATGAGTTCGGCGATCAGCTGGTTCTTTTCCGAAGTGGAAGAGGGAATCATCCTCGAAGACGACTGCCTGCCGAACCCGACCTTTTTCCGGTACTGCCGGGAACTCCTGGAGCGTTACCGCGACGACGAACGCGTCATGAACATCAGCGGAGTCAACAGCCTGCTGCGCGGCGCGGAGCTCGGCGACAGTTACTATTTTTCGCGCTACCCGCATATCTGGGGCTGGGCCTCCTGGCGGCGGGCATGGCGGAACTATTCGCCGGATATGCCGGACTACCCTGATTTCGTACAATCGGGGGCGCTCGCCGGCTGCTTTCCGGACCCGGTCGAGCGGAAACGCTGGCGGGAAATTCTCGACAAGGTGTACCGCGGCGAACCGGGCTTCAACACGTGGGACGCGCAATGGAGTTATGCCCACTTCAAAAACAACGCCCTCGCCGTGACTCCGCGAAACAATCTGGTCGAGAATATCGGCTGCACGCCCGACGCCATGCATACCGCGGGCAATCCGTTTGCGGAACTTCCGGCCGTTCAGGCGGAATTCCCGCTCCGGCACCCGCAGTTTCCGATCCGGAACACGGAACTGGACCGGCAGACCTTCCGACATGATTACGCCAATCCGCTCTGGAAACGCATCCGGCGGCGGCTCGTCAACATGCGGAGACACTGACCATGCAGCTCGAACACCGGATATCGCTGGCAGGAGAACTGTTCAGGCAGGCGCGCCGTTCCCGCCGGGAACACGCCCCGGCAAAAGACGGCCGGAGGCGGATACTGGTCATACGCCTCGACCGGATCGGCGACTTCGCACTCTATCTGCCGTTCGCGGCGGCGCTGCGCAGGGCGTTTCCTCCGGAGAGCTGTCACATCACATTGCTCGGGAACACCCTCTGGATGCCGCTGGCCCGGCGGATGCTGGATTTCGACCGCTTCATCGAACTTGATCCGCAACGTTTTCTCTCCGATGCGGTTCTGCGGCGTACCCTGCTCGACGAAGTTGCGGCGATGCGCTGCGACCTTCTCCTGCAGCCCCGGTTCCACCGCGAACTGCTGCTCGAGGACCTGATCGCCATGGCCGCCGCCGCGCCGGAGAGCCTCGCCTTCAGCGGAACGACGCGGCACATCCGCAAACGCCGCCTTCTGCGGCCCTGGAACCGGCCATACGGCCGGCTGCTCGACGCCGCCCCCCTGCATGACGCACACGAGCTTGTGAAAAACCGCTGTTTTCTCGACAGCGCGGCACCCGGCGGCGAGCCGGTTCCGAACCCGTGGCGGAAGCGTCCGCCGCTGCCGGCAGCGCTGGCCGGCCTCGCCGGATGCACCGTAATTCTGCCGGGCGGCGGTACGCCGGGCCTGAGCTGGCCGGCGGCTGGTTTCGGCGCGCTTGCTGCACAGGCCTCCCGTCGGGGGCTGCCGGTCGCCGTCGCCGGAACGAAAGCGGAACGGGAAACCGCCGACGCGGTGATCGCCGCCGCCCGGATTCCGGCCGCGAATCTGGCGGGGGAGCTGGATATCGAGGCGTTCGCGGCCCTGATCGCCAATGCATCCCTGGTCATCGGCAACGACACGGGGGGAATTCATATCGCCGCCCTTGCAGGCGTGCCTTCTCTCGTCATCAGCGGCCAGGGACAGCCCGGAATCTTCCATCCGTATCCGCAGGGCGGCGCCGGAATCCCCGGAATCCGCCTTCCCGTCCAGGCCGCCCTGCCGCCGCTCCCATGCGCCGGCTGCTACTGGGAGTGCCGCTACCGCAATACGCCGCGCGAATACTGCTGTCTCCGCCGGCTCCCGGTCGAAACGGCCGCCGCCGGACTCGAAAAGCTGATCGCGGCAATGGAGAAACGGCCTTCATGACCGGCATCGTCATCGTCAACTACAAGACGGCGGAATTGACCGTCGATTTTGTCGGCAGGGAACTGAGCAAACTGCCGTCCCCCTGGCGTCTCGTCATTGTGGACGCCGCCGGAGACGAAGAGTCGGCGCGGCGGATTCAGGAGGGAACGGGAGCAATCCGGATCACCGACCCGGCCTCTCCTCCTGAACGGGATGCGGCAGTTTACCTGATCTCCTCCGCCGAAAACCTCGGCTATGCCCGCGGCAACAATCTCGGGGCAAAGTTCCTCGCGGACCATTTTCCGGAAATCGACTGTTTCCTTTTCAGCAACAACGATATCGAAATCATCGACGCCGACGTCGTCGACCGGCTCCGGACTGTGTTCGCCCGGCCGGATGTCGGTGCGGCCGGCCCCCATGTGGACGGGCCGTTCGGCCGCCAGGGACCCGGCTGGAAACGCAAATCGATCCGCGAAGAGACGCTGCTCCGGTTGTTCTATCCGCTGACCTGGCCGCTTCTGCGGCGGATTCAGAACGAACGGAACCGGCCGGCCCCAAGCGGCTTCTGTTACAGCGCGGTAGGCTGTTTTTTCATGGCTTCGCGGAAAGCGTTCGAGGCGTGCGGCGGATTCGACCCGGCAACCTTTCTGTACGGAGAAGAGGATATCCTCGCGGAACGCCTGCTGAAGTGCGGGTACCGTTATTATTATCTCGGGGACCGCCGGGTGGTCCATCTGGTCGGCGGCGTCACCCGGCACTTTCTCGCCCCCTCGAAAAGCGACCGCCTCCGCCTCGAAAGCCAGCTCTACTATTACCGGACCTACCGGAACGCCTCCGGAATGGAGCTCGCACTGTACCGCTTTGCGAACCGGCTTTTCACGGGAGTGACGGAAGTGACGGTACACCGGCTGAAGCTGCTGCTGGTCCGGCTCCGCCGCGGCCGCGGCCGGTGAGCGGAACGCAAAACCGCCGAAAATCGGAAAACCTGCTTGTTTTTTCGGTGAAAGCAGGTTATATTATTCCAACTGTATGGAGAGGAGTCTCCGGCATCGGCTTGATTTTGTGGAATTCGGTCGTTATCAGCATCCGGGCAGCGTTTCGGGGGCTGATACCGGGATTCCGCGAGTCGAAAGGCCCAGCGCCAGACGGACCGGAGTACGCCTTTCCTCTGTAAAGCCAACATGAGAAAAGGAAAATCAATCATGGCTGAAGAAAAAATCGTATTCCAGTTCGACGGCGAACGGGAGATGGAGATCTCCACCGGCAAGGTCGCCGGTCTCGCCAACGGTTCCTGCCTCGTCCGCCTCGGCGACACCATCGTGCTCGCGGCGGCCTGCTCCGGCGCTCCGCGCGAAGGCACCGACTTCTTCCCGCTGCAGGTCGACTACCGCGAAAAATACTCGGCGGCAGGCAAGTTTCCCGGCGGCTACATCAAGCGCGAAGGGCGTCCCTCCACCAAGGAGATCCTGACCTGCCGCATGATCGACCGGCCGATCCGGCCGCTGTTCCCGGAAGGGTTCTTCGACGAAGTCCAGATCTCCTGCGTACTGCTCTCCGCCGACGGCGTGAACGAGCCGGACGTGCTTGCGATGGTCGGCGCCTCGGCCTCGCTGATGCTCTCCGACCTGCCGTTCGACGGCCCGATCGGCGCGGTCCGCGTCGGTCTTGTCGACGGCAAGTTCATCGTGAACCCGACCCGCGCCGAGATGGCGAAAAGCAAGCTTGAACTCATCTACGCCGGCCGTCCCGACCAGGTCATCATGATCGAAGGCGAAGCGGATTTCGTCTCCGAAGCGCAGATGAAAGAGGCGATGTACCTCGCGAACGACGCGGTCAGGAAACAGTGCGAGGCCCAGATCGAGCTCGCAAAACGCGCCGGCCGCGCCAAGAAGGATTACAAGCTCTACCTGGTTCCGGAAGAGCTCGCCGCGTCGATGGCGAAACTCTGCGCCGACCGTATTGAAAACGTCTGCACGATTCCGGGCAAGGAAGCCCGCATGGTCGCGCTCGACGAACTCCGCGCCGAGCTGCGCGGCGCGCTGCGCGAACCGTTCGCCGCGATGAGCGACGCCGAATTCGGTTTCATGACCGCGATCGCGTTCGACAACCTTGTCCGTGAAACGACCCGCAACGTCATCCTCGAGAAACAGTTCCGTCCGGACGGCCGTTCTACGACCGAAATCCGGCCGCTGTCGGCCGAAGTCGGCGTGCTCCCCGTGGTCCACGGCAGCGCGCTCTTCTCGCGCGGAGAAACCCAGGCGCTCGTGCTCGCGACCCTCGGCAACGAGAAGGACGCGCAGGAAGCCGATGACCTGACCAGTGAAAGCGGCGTCACGAAAAAGCGCTTCTATCTGCACTACAACTTCCCGAACTTCAGCGTCGGCGAAGTCGGCCGCATCACGGGTCCGGGACGGCGTGAAATCGGGCACGGCAATCTGGCCGAGCGTTCGGTTTCGAAGGTTGTTCCGGCGGATTTCCCGTATGTGGTCCGCTGCGTCTCCGAGATCATGAGCTCGAACGGTTCGACCTCGATGGCTTCGGTCTGCGGCGCGACGCTTGCGCTGATGGACGCCGGCGTTCCGATCACCGCTCCGGTGGCCGGCATCAGCTGCGGCCTTGTGACCGGCAAGGACGGAAAGCGGCTTCTGCTGACCGACATCATCGGCGCCGAGGACCATTTCGGCGATATGGACTTCAAGGTCTGCGGCACGCGCGACGGCATCACGGGCTTCCAGCTCGACCTGAAGCTGCCGGGCATTCCGATCGACCTGCTCTGCGAGGGGATGGAACGCAACCGCATCGCGCGGCTGAAGATTCTCGATGTGATGGAGGCCTGCATCCCGGCGCCGCGAGCGGACATCTCGCCGCGCGCTCCGCGCCTCGAAGTGGTCAAGATCAATCCGGACAAGATCGGCGCGCTCATCGGCCCCGGCGGTAAAAACATCCGTTCGATCACCGAAGAGACCGGCACGTCGATCGATATCGACGACGACGGCACCGTCAAGATCATGGCTCCGGATAAAGAGCACCTCGAAGCCGCCAAACTGCGGATTTCGGGCTGCACGGCGGAGCCGGAGATCGGCAAGATCTACCGCGGCAAGGTTGTGACCGTGCGCGATTTCGGTGCTTTCGTCGAAATCCTGCCGGGCGTGGAAGGACTGCTGCACATCTCCGCCCTGGCGGATTACCGGGTCAACAAGGTCACCGATATCTGCAACGAAGGCGACTACGTCTCGGTGAAGGTGCTCGACATCGATCCGTCGAACGGCAAGATCAGCCTGTCGCGGAAAGCCGCGCTGAAGGAGATGGGCGAGTAATCCCCGTTCCGGACACGATATCCCGACGCTGCCGGTTTTCCCCGGCAGCGTTTTTTTTGCATCTTCTTCCGCCCCACTTCATCGTGAACGGGAGTCGAAGGGAGCTCCGCGGCTCAGTTGTCCGTCCGGAACGCGATTCTGCGCCGGAGAACACGCCGACGCCGTAAGCCGGATGCGGCGGCCACAAAAAAACGGGGCGGAATTCCGCCCCGTTTTTTCCGTTTGCCCGGCTCAGAAGAAGTTGTTGACAAAACTCCAGGTATTGCTGTCGTTCCAGCGCATTTCGACATCCGCCTTGCTCATGGATTCGACATGGCCGTCATAGAATCCGACATTCAATCCGTTGCTGTGGCGGTAGGCGCGGCGTCCGGACCCCAGCGCCGCGGCATCCTCGCCGAGATAGGCGTTGGTGCCATAGACGATCCAGTCAAGCGCATCCATCCAGCTGGCGGACGAACTCGGCTTCTTGAAGCGCGTAAGTTTGTATGCATACTTTTCCCAGTTGTTCGCCTCGAGGCCGCTGTAGGTCAAACCGTAGGAGTACATCGCATTTCTCGCTCCTTCCGGGGCAATCACGGCAAACGAGTTCGGGCAGAGCAGCCCGACCGGCAGCGTGATATCCTTGGACTTGATGCTGCCTTCGCTCTCCGGCTCCGTCGACGCTCCGATGAGCCCGCGGAAGGCGGTCTTCATGTACCACTGCGGGTTCCCGGGGGGAATCCAGTAATCATCGTTGTTCGATGCATACAGCTGCGCCGCCTGATTGTACTGCTTGAGCACACCGGTGCAGGTGATGCGCTTGGCGGTATTCCGCGCCTGATTCAGCGCGGGCAGAAGCATCGAGGCCAGAATCGCGATGATCGCGATCACGACCAGAAGCTCGATCAGGGTAAATGCTTTCTTGTTCATCGTCGTCCTCCATCCCATAATGATCATATACGCTGGTTTTGCGGCAACCCGGGGAATTAACAAGTTAACTTGCTTTTCAATATCTCCCGGCGGTGACTCTGTCAAGGCTGAAATCCTCACCACGGTTCTCCATAGATAATTATACTATAAGAAAACGGAATTGTCAATAGATCGCCGGAAAATTTGTTGACATTCTGAAAAAAACAGTTATATTATGTGCATATGCACACTAAAGGAGACATCCATGCCGCGCAATCCCAAATGCCGTAAAATCTGCCTGAGCCCGTCCTGCCGGATATTTCAGGGGGCTTCCGGCCAGGCCGCCGTCGAACTCCGGCTGGATGAACTTGAGGCGCTCCGGCTGGTCGACCTGGAGGAGTTCGACCAGGCGAAGGCGGCGCAGCATATGGAGATCTCGCGCGGCACGCTCCAGCGGCTGCTCTACGCGGCGCACCGCCGGGTCGCGCTGGCCCTGACCACCGGGCGGAGCATCGCAATCGCGGAGAACGGAAACGCCGTTCCCGCTCCGGGATGCCGCAGCTTTTCCACCTGTCGCTTCTGCTGCCGTTCGAGCGAAACGGCGGCCAAACTTAAAACCCAAGGAGAAACCATGATTATCGCAGTCACCTGTGAAAACGACAATGTGTTCCAGCACTTCGGGCACACGCCGTCCTTCGCCCTCTTCACCGTCGAAGAGAACCGGCTGACCGGCCGCACCGACCTCCCGACCGGAGAGAGCGGCCACGGCGCGCTCGCCGGACTCCTGAAAGAGCATAATGTCGATGTGCTGATCTGCGGCGGCATCGGCGGCGGCGCCCAGCAGGCGCTGGCCGAGTGCGGCATCAAACTCGTCGGCGGCGTCCGGGGAGACGTCACCGAAGCGGTCGGCGACTATCTGGCCGGCACGCTCGAAGCCAACCCGAACTTCAGCTGCAATCATCACCATGAACACGGTGAAGGCCACAGCTGCGGCG is part of the Victivallis lenta genome and harbors:
- a CDS encoding glycosyl transferase, encoding MRAAPIALFVYRRPEHTRRTLEFLRRNVGAGESALHIFCDGPRSEAEKPLTDEVREIAARAEGFASVELHAAERNRGLAASVVAGVDEMTARFGRVIVLEDDMESSPYFLSFMNEALNRFAHDGRIAEIHGYTAPLPPGTPECFLRRGADCWGWATWERGWRLFNPDAAALLTELKRRGETRLFDLDGAFPFCRMLADQAAGKLDSWAIRWQASVFLAGKYMLQSGRPLIRNIGGDGSGRHCAAGVGEEFRLWERPVGIPEEPEPEREAVRQAYRASLGNWRIPLSRRIAGKLRYEFRRLFPGGKK
- a CDS encoding flippase; this encodes MLEELRQQFHRIAGHRGIRRYGANTLWMLAEKGCRLVFGFLVGIYVARQLGPARYGLLNYAVSFVALFSVLATLGMDPVVVRELVRRPGKANSILGSALGLKAAGFAVMAFVVGIVLLVSPMSDSDRGLMAVILAGYGFQVFQIFDFSFQARVLGKYSAMSQIAALAVSSGFRLWFAWQGAPLWCFAAVESGYMALSAFGYALFYRKTGGCFRLWRFDRAEAAFLLRESLPLLLAGAAAMFYLRFDQVIVTWMLGDAANGQYAVAVRLVEVLFLVPLVVSDSFFPSLVGTRSTSLLRYYRRTEQLMRFMFYCALAILPPAAVAGYFLIVQLYGAAYREAAWLFVFLLFKILLVYPGLVYGKWYLAEGMQKISMVVGICGCCTSVLLDYLMILWWGLPGVAAAAVVTNFFTYLVFPLFFRKGRAGVRLFLRSLLPVLPRSTDEGRRG
- a CDS encoding glycosyltransferase family 9 protein, whose amino-acid sequence is MQLEHRISLAGELFRQARRSRREHAPAKDGRRRILVIRLDRIGDFALYLPFAAALRRAFPPESCHITLLGNTLWMPLARRMLDFDRFIELDPQRFLSDAVLRRTLLDEVAAMRCDLLLQPRFHRELLLEDLIAMAAAAPESLAFSGTTRHIRKRRLLRPWNRPYGRLLDAAPLHDAHELVKNRCFLDSAAPGGEPVPNPWRKRPPLPAALAGLAGCTVILPGGGTPGLSWPAAGFGALAAQASRRGLPVAVAGTKAERETADAVIAAARIPAANLAGELDIEAFAALIANASLVIGNDTGGIHIAALAGVPSLVISGQGQPGIFHPYPQGGAGIPGIRLPVQAALPPLPCAGCYWECRYRNTPREYCCLRRLPVETAAAGLEKLIAAMEKRPS
- a CDS encoding glycosyltransferase family 2 protein codes for the protein MTGIVIVNYKTAELTVDFVGRELSKLPSPWRLVIVDAAGDEESARRIQEGTGAIRITDPASPPERDAAVYLISSAENLGYARGNNLGAKFLADHFPEIDCFLFSNNDIEIIDADVVDRLRTVFARPDVGAAGPHVDGPFGRQGPGWKRKSIREETLLRLFYPLTWPLLRRIQNERNRPAPSGFCYSAVGCFFMASRKAFEACGGFDPATFLYGEEDILAERLLKCGYRYYYLGDRRVVHLVGGVTRHFLAPSKSDRLRLESQLYYYRTYRNASGMELALYRFANRLFTGVTEVTVHRLKLLLVRLRRGRGR
- a CDS encoding polyribonucleotide nucleotidyltransferase, whose product is MAEEKIVFQFDGEREMEISTGKVAGLANGSCLVRLGDTIVLAAACSGAPREGTDFFPLQVDYREKYSAAGKFPGGYIKREGRPSTKEILTCRMIDRPIRPLFPEGFFDEVQISCVLLSADGVNEPDVLAMVGASASLMLSDLPFDGPIGAVRVGLVDGKFIVNPTRAEMAKSKLELIYAGRPDQVIMIEGEADFVSEAQMKEAMYLANDAVRKQCEAQIELAKRAGRAKKDYKLYLVPEELAASMAKLCADRIENVCTIPGKEARMVALDELRAELRGALREPFAAMSDAEFGFMTAIAFDNLVRETTRNVILEKQFRPDGRSTTEIRPLSAEVGVLPVVHGSALFSRGETQALVLATLGNEKDAQEADDLTSESGVTKKRFYLHYNFPNFSVGEVGRITGPGRREIGHGNLAERSVSKVVPADFPYVVRCVSEIMSSNGSTSMASVCGATLALMDAGVPITAPVAGISCGLVTGKDGKRLLLTDIIGAEDHFGDMDFKVCGTRDGITGFQLDLKLPGIPIDLLCEGMERNRIARLKILDVMEACIPAPRADISPRAPRLEVVKINPDKIGALIGPGGKNIRSITEETGTSIDIDDDGTVKIMAPDKEHLEAAKLRISGCTAEPEIGKIYRGKVVTVRDFGAFVEILPGVEGLLHISALADYRVNKVTDICNEGDYVSVKVLDIDPSNGKISLSRKAALKEMGE
- a CDS encoding prepilin-type N-terminal cleavage/methylation domain-containing protein gives rise to the protein MNKKAFTLIELLVVIAIIAILASMLLPALNQARNTAKRITCTGVLKQYNQAAQLYASNNDDYWIPPGNPQWYMKTAFRGLIGASTEPESEGSIKSKDITLPVGLLCPNSFAVIAPEGARNAMYSYGLTYSGLEANNWEKYAYKLTRFKKPSSSASWMDALDWIVYGTNAYLGEDAAALGSGRRAYRHSNGLNVGFYDGHVESMSKADVEMRWNDSNTWSFVNNFF
- a CDS encoding NifB/NifX family molybdenum-iron cluster-binding protein, yielding MPRNPKCRKICLSPSCRIFQGASGQAAVELRLDELEALRLVDLEEFDQAKAAQHMEISRGTLQRLLYAAHRRVALALTTGRSIAIAENGNAVPAPGCRSFSTCRFCCRSSETAAKLKTQGETMIIAVTCENDNVFQHFGHTPSFALFTVEENRLTGRTDLPTGESGHGALAGLLKEHNVDVLICGGIGGGAQQALAECGIKLVGGVRGDVTEAVGDYLAGTLEANPNFSCNHHHEHGEGHSCGGHGHHHGEGRSCGGHCGNH